In Candidatus Kaistella beijingensis, a genomic segment contains:
- a CDS encoding L-threonylcarbamoyladenylate synthase: MEQIIQTLKSGGTILYPTDTIWGIGCDATNIDAIEKIFEIKKREKTKSMIILVESEKRLQDLVDVPEMAWEIMDLSEKPVTIIYDHPKNLPKELLAEDGSIGIRLVKNDFLKKLISKLNKPLVSTSANFSGEKSPMKFLDISHEIVDAVDFVVEENQDKVSEYSGSSIIRVWSDGRIKVIRE, encoded by the coding sequence ATGGAACAAATCATCCAAACCTTAAAATCCGGCGGAACCATTCTTTATCCAACCGACACCATTTGGGGAATCGGCTGCGATGCGACAAACATCGACGCCATAGAAAAAATATTTGAAATCAAAAAACGGGAAAAAACCAAATCCATGATTATTTTGGTGGAATCCGAAAAGCGTTTGCAAGATTTGGTGGATGTTCCCGAAATGGCGTGGGAAATTATGGACTTGTCCGAAAAACCAGTCACCATCATTTACGACCATCCGAAAAATTTACCCAAAGAACTTCTCGCAGAAGATGGAAGCATCGGAATTCGTTTGGTAAAAAATGATTTTCTAAAAAAACTCATTTCAAAACTCAATAAACCTTTGGTTTCCACTTCCGCGAATTTTAGTGGAGAAAAATCACCGATGAAATTTTTAGATATTTCTCATGAAATTGTGGATGCGGTGGATTTTGTGGTGGAAGAAAATCAGGATAAAGTTTCGGAATATTCAGGCTCATCGATTATCCGTGTTTGGAGCGATGGAAGAATTAAAGTGATTCGGGAATAG
- the tnpA gene encoding IS200/IS605 family transposase, with amino-acid sequence MSFIKVYIHLVFSTHNRKPFLNSKDLRVKMWKHIKQNSEEKEIFIDMVNGFSDHCHCLISLGSNQTIEKVAQLIKGESSHWINKNDLISEKFSWQDEYLAVSVSESHIDRVRNYIKNQEEYHRIKSFTEEYEQFIKHYGFEVFKINFG; translated from the coding sequence ATGTCGTTTATTAAAGTTTACATTCATCTCGTTTTCTCTACTCACAACAGAAAACCATTCCTTAATTCTAAAGATTTAAGAGTAAAGATGTGGAAACATATCAAGCAAAATTCTGAAGAAAAAGAAATTTTTATCGATATGGTAAATGGTTTTTCAGACCATTGTCATTGTCTGATTTCATTGGGCTCTAATCAAACAATTGAAAAAGTTGCTCAACTAATAAAAGGAGAAAGTTCACATTGGATTAATAAAAATGATTTGATTTCTGAAAAATTTTCTTGGCAGGATGAGTATTTAGCGGTTTCCGTTTCTGAATCTCATATTGATAGGGTTAGGAATTATATTAAAAATCAAGAAGAGTATCATAGGATAAAGTCATTCACGGAAGAATACGAGCAATTTATAAAACATTATGGTTTTGAAGTTTTTAAAATAAATTTTGGCTAA